The Zea mays cultivar B73 chromosome 7, Zm-B73-REFERENCE-NAM-5.0, whole genome shotgun sequence DNA segment taagaaaaacgagtgatctaagaataaccttgaccatttcatggtcatcccattttttgctcccgaggttgcacacttggttcaccaaggtcttgagccggttgtacatttcttgtggctcctccccttggcgaagccggaagcgaccgagctccccctcgatcgtctcccgcttggtgatcttggtcacctcgtctccttcgtgcgcggtcttgagcacgtcccaaatttcctttgcgctcttcaacccttgcaccttattatactcctctcgacttagagaggcgaggagtatagttgtggcttgggagttgaagtgttgaatttgtttgacctcctccgagtcgtaatccttgtctcccttctttggtacctgcactccatactcaacaatatcccatatgcttttgtggagtgaggttaggtgatgcctcatttatcactccacatagaataatcttcaccttcaaacataggtggtttgcctaatggaacggaaagtaatggagtgcgtctagaaatgcgaggatagcgaaggggcatcttactatacttcttgcgctcatggcgcttcgaagtggtggatgccgattccgagccggaggtggagggtgacgaagagtcggtcttgtagtagaccaccttcttcatcttcttcttcttgtcacccatccaatgggacttgatggaggaagaggattcctccttgtgcttgtgggcggactcccttgagtgtgttctccccgagcttgcggacttgtcgccggtcccgagttccctcttggcggatgctcccgacatcacttcgagcgattaggctctaatgaagcaccgggctctgataccaattgaaagtcgcctagaggggggtgaatagggcaaatctaaaatttataaacttaagcacaactacaagccgggttagcgttagaaatataaacgagtccgagagagaggggaaaaacaaatcgtgagcaaataaaaagtgagacacgatgatttgttttaccgaggttcggttcttgcaaacctactccccgttgaggtggtcacaaagaccgggtctctttcaaccctttccctctctcaaacggtcacttagactgagtgagcttctcttctcaatcaaacgggacacaaagtccccgcaaggatcaccacacaattggtgtctcttgcctcagttacaattgagttaatcacaagaaagaatgagaaaaagaagcaatccaagcgcaagagctcaaatgaacacaagtcactctctcactagtcactatttgatttggaatgaactaaggacttgggagaggatttgatctcttttgtgtgtcttgtattgaatgttatagctcttgtaaggtgtgggaagttggaaaacttggatgcaatgaatggagggtggttgggggtatttatagcctcaaccaccaaactagccgtttggtggaggcgctgtcgcatggcgcaccggacagtctggtgcgcctgccacgtcatctggttgttggattctgaccgttggagcttctgtcttctggggcaccggacagtccggtggtgcaccggacaggcactgttcactgtccgatgcaccatcaatctctgctctgactctggcgcgcactgtagtgcaTTCAATGCGTtctgtagacgaccgttggcgcgaagtagccgttgctccgctggcacaccggacagtccggtgcgccaccggacactgtccggtgctacaccggacagtccggtgaattatagcggtgcggcctccagaattcccgaaggtgagcagttcggagttggagtccctggtgcaccggacactgtccggtggtgcaccgaacactgtccggtggcacaccggacagtccggtgcgccagaccagggcacgctTCGGCTaacttttgctctctttatttgaatcattttccggtctttttattggtttgttgtgaacctttggcacctgtagaactcataatctagagcaaactagttagtccaattatttgtgttgggcaattcaaccaccaaaatcaattagggaaaggtgtaagtctatttccctttcaatattgcTATAATACCTCCTACCACACCGCCCTACACGCCACTCCCTTCGAGGTGGTCTACGAGTGGCCTCCCCCGCCCATGCTAGCTTACATGCCTGGGACAGCCCGCACCGAAGCTGCAGATGCCATGCTTCGCTCTAGGGATGAGATTTTGGCTAAGGCTCGTCAGCGTCTCCTGCAGGCCCAGCAGCTAGCCAAGAAATACTACGACACCGGACATCGTGAGGTGGAGTTCTAGGTGGGTGACTGGGTATGGCTGCGGCTGCTGCACCGCACTACTCAGTCTCTCCACGCCGGCGCCAAAGGCAAGTTGGGACCTCGCTACGTCGGGCCTTTCAGTGTTCAGGAAAAGATTAGGTCGGTGGCCTACTGCCTTCAGCTGTCCGAGGGTGCCCGCATCCATGATGTCTTCCACATGAGCTTGCTAAAACCTCACCGTGGAGATCCCCCTGCAGCCCCGGGTATGCTGGAGCCTGTGATGGATGGTCGGCTGCTCCTAGTGCCAGCCAAGGTGCTTCGAGCCCAGCTGCGACGTGGCACGTGGCAGGTGCTCGTCCACTAGCGCGGCCTTGCTGAAGACGACGCGACATGGGAGGACCTTGACGAATTTTTCGCCACCTACCCCGACCtatagctcgaggacgagctgtttgCGAAGGCGGGGAGAGATGTTATGTACGACAAGGCATATGTTAGGCGTCGGCAGCCCATTAGGGGCTGATAGCCGATCGGCTAGGGTGGGCAAAGGCCCATAGTTAGCTGAGAGGCTTATCTAGATAATTAGACTTATCCAGAGCTATTAGATAGACTTGAgaaagctatatatatatatatatataaacactTGGATGAAGTCAAGCAGAAACAAGATTGTTTCCGACTTCCTTTAGCGAGTCGGGAGAAcccaaccctagccgcctccTACTGTGTTACGCCCTCAACCACGACGTCGGGCCGCCGTCCCTCGCGACTAACCCCTCGCCCACCGATCTCTCATCACTACAATTTCATATCGGTCAGCCTAGGAAACGCGGTCCATACCAGTAATTTGGTCCATTTTCTTGTGAGCTGAGAaataaaaaaatgaaaaaaatatAGTTGTGCTGTTTTCTGAATTCATTTGATGAAACTGTTGCTGTTCTTTGAATTGCTTAAAAATGAGTGTTATTTTCTGAACACCGTCTAGTAGTACTGTTTTGTGGATTTCCCAAATCGGGGACACCACCAGCATGTGGACGGGGCCCCGACGCGACCCCGTGATGCCTGCCGTCGTCGACGAGGCTTGTCCTCTTGCGAACGACTCCTTCCTGCCTGGTGTCTCCTAGCTCGGAGCTGAGATCATCGTGCGCGTTCCTGCAAGTTCTCGTTGCAGCAAACAGCGATGCATGGCCTTTGCCGGGGGGATCTGGTCGTGTAGGCGGTTTGATGGGAGGCAGACTGAACTGACTGCCTTTGCACACAAACAATGCAGGGCTGGTTCGAACATGAGTTCATTGCTTCAAGATCCAATCTGAAAAATAGCTTGTTCATTGTAGGACCACTTTCATGTTCTTCGTGCAATAACACCAAATGATTTTTTCCCTCCATTATAATATAAGTTGCTGATAGGCCAACTCAATCCATGCGCCCAATCAATCACAGCTTGGAGACACGGTGGCTACAGCACTCCCGAATCGTAATAGCATTCAATCAACCAATATTGTACAAACACCAATCACGATCATCTGTACCGGTAGTGTGATCCCAAGCTTACAACACCGTAATACATTTGCTTTGGTAAACCTACTTCGACAGCCAGTAGATGAAGATGAGGAACGCGCAGACTGATGCGACAAGGGAAAGGATGATAGTGTCCATGGATTTCTTCCTTCTGATAGACGCGAGGACATGGTTAATCTGTAAGGTTTGAGTAAAGTGTCCATGAGATGTAGTATATCCTAAGAAGACATGGAATAGGCTTGATTGGTTTTTATCAGAGTGCGATACATACTGTTGGAAGTCGGCTGCTGACGTTGCTTATCTTTGTAGTGATGCCGCCGAATGTTGACCGTTGAGTCATGAGAGAACCTAGTGTTGCCTGAGCTTGTGATATCACGTTATCCATCTGGTATCATTAAAAAATACTCTTCAGGCATACAAATGATAGCATTAACTAAATTGGAGATTCGTAAGGCCAACAAATGAGAAAACAAATAAAACATTCTGTCTATAGATGATTCTTTCCCAATACCAGCAAACAGAAAGAGTGCATTTTAATCCATTATCTAGCCCCCAATACTAGCAAACAAATAGAGTACACTTAATCCACTATCTAGCCTTTCCACGTCAGGCACAAATTTTATAGGTGCAATTGTCAGATCCTAGTTGCCTATAGTTATCATGCACAATTGTTCCTGAGCGAATGCAACATGGAGTGTACCAAGAGTACCTACCGAGTCTATGAAGCAACTGGCACAAAAAAATTTTGAGCAGCAATGGTCAGTGCAACAAGCGTCTGTTGCGCTAATTTGTGAATATTTACAAGCAGAACTGCAGAAACCCCTAGGCATCCTAGGGCATATAATTTATATTGGAGGGCAGAATTCCTAATAGTCCAACTATGAGTGCACCTGGGATCCATACAACTTGATAGACATCATTAAATACATTAATAGTAAGCTCATGAACTACATTACTATTTTTTAGTCATAATAGTCCAACAGTTCAAGTGTTCAGACACTTCAAATATATAGGTAAAAAATATTGGCGTATATGACACCAAAATAGGTATATTGTGAAAATATATCTCATGATAAGTCTAACAATATTTATTGATACATTTTTATATATAGTTAGTCAAACTCAAGATCATTTAACTTCATACTATGCTAGAACTGTGTCCTTTTCTGGTCAGGAGTAATAATCAACAAAACAGTTTTGAGTTTTGACTAAGGTCAAGCCTAGACTATATTTGTGATTGAAGAGCCCCAGGATGTCCGCAGGTGCTGGATGTCAGTGCGCGGTCAGCATGGCCAGGGCTGGTCCAAAGAGCGGAGGCAGCAGCACCATGGATTCTATTGCTGCTCGTGAAGGGGAGGAGGTAGGGAAGATGAAGAGAAGCACAGGGGAGGGGTTCTGGAGACTATATAGGAAGGTGCCCAGGGGGAAATGGACAAAGGACATCGTTCCTCTCTCAGGCTGGAAATGATTATTTTAATAGGTATGGTATCTTTTGCCAAATTAACAAACTGCCAGTGTGCCAGCCAGCCAATTTCACTTTTTTCCGTGTCTTCTAGCCATCACTTTCCCTGTCCTATAACAAATTTTGCCTTGAAGGAAATATCCATTACACATAGAATAGTTTTTTAGTTTCAGCTATCCTTAAAATCTTCCACAAAACATCATTTGCTCACTACCAAATTGCAGTGATTTTCAGCCTCAACGAAAACAGAAAAAACATTATAGATGGGACATAGCTGAATCATATCCCATCCCAACTATAGCCTCAAAGGTTAATCATGCTTGACTTCCTGTTGGACGTATAGTTTTAGATAGGAGAGATTAATGGTATGGACCTGTGGCATTCGGTTGTCAGCTACTCAGCTTCTCAAAAAGAATTGCATGTGTTGGCAATAATAACAGTGAAAGCCAACATGCTGAAAATTGGATTCGGGGACCCGTTAACAGGAGTTGGTGTTGATATAGCTTTATAACAAGACTCCTTTTGCTTTCACTCCATCAAAACATGTTTCATAGCCATGTATCATGAGTAAACCTATTCCATGCTAGTTAATTGTTAGTACATGGTAAAACTCATTAAGCTCCTAAGTCCTGAACTGAGCAAACCAGTAGAAACTTACACTAAGCCCACAAGTGGGTCCTACTGCAAAACATAAGATGTTGTATTCACCATTTCGTTCCAATTTTTTCAGGCATGTCCAAAAACAAGGCAAGAGGTCCTAGGTGTTTTCTCTCAACAAGAAATCAAGAATACAGAGAAACTTGAAGTTTTCAACTTGTTCTCACTAAAGTACAAAACTATTGCACATAAAGAATGTTTGATTGAAACTAATTACTGGTTAGACAACCAAAAGTGATATTATACAGACATATAGTAAAAACTAGGCAGGAACCCAGTGCTGTTTAAATACTATGGTCAGGCTGCAGAATTACTTGGTGCTCACAATTCACAAACATATTGATGTGGCAAACAAGTTCACTCAAAAGTATGAACATTTGTCATAGGTGTAGAAGGTAATACTGGCATGGTAGAATGGGTCCATTTCGATCAATTTCCAACGAGTGGTACACATGGTTCTTTATTTAACTTCATGTAGTGAGTTCCTTTAtttgatcatgtgccatgatatcAACTTCCAATAAGAAAGGGGATAATGGAAGTTCTAGTCCAGAAGTTTGGAATTCATATTGATGTTTTTTACAAGAGTGTCCTTCCATATTGTTCTCTCAAGAACAAATAGGAGAAAAAATTGAAGGATGCCCAAAAGGAGGATATTCATACCTGTCCAGTACTCCTGCCAATCGCAGCTTGTTCCCTGAGAAGAGCTTGATCAGCTGAGTCTGATGGCTCTTCAACATCAAACTTTGCTCTGTCAAAATCTCTCAGGTCAAGGAGAGAAGCATGCTGTTGTTTCACCCTGAGACTTGATCGAAGCCGATAGAATTCCTATATTGGATGAAACAAATCATGGTGTCAAAATGCGAGTACAGTCATTTCATATATGGTGCTTTCTTAACAGTGCATTCAAAGTAGTTATGATGAATGGAACTTAGTCTAAGAGGCAACCAGGACCTGAGTAAGGTCTTGCAAAATCTCCATATGACGAGTCAGAGTATGAGAAAGAACTTCAGAACCTCCTGATGATACCCAAGTTTGCATTTGCGAATTTACTTGCTGCAACTGCTTCAGTGATCTTTCTATATCAGACTCAATATCATTCTCTGAACCATCTGATTTCATAGAAACCAATTTACGGTATGCGATCATTTGGTCATCTAACTGAGCTTCCAACCTCCGTGCCTGAAAGGGGAGATCATAAACCATTCAAAACATGGTAAACCTTACACACAATAACCGGCAAGACAGGACAAAGGAGTAGCCTACAGCATCATGAAACCATAAATACAGAGTTAGCTAATACAGTATGTCATGTTTCAGAACATTGGTAGTCTTAAACCAGAAAGATTTTAAATACATGGCGATAAAGCATATAAGTGGGGAAAAAACAGCCCACTACAGGTAGTTGGATTGAAATCCTCTACAATCATATTACCAGTAAACATACATGGCTTCGTTACGAAGATAGAGCAAGTCAATGAAAGGCTCATTTAGATATGCAGGAAATGAAATCTAGACAGTATACAGTATAGCATTCGATCAGTGCATCATTGATACAGGTTGCCTCTTCACTGGGAGAAATGCTAGATGGCATTACAAGCGGACAACTAGACTAACGGATTGTCCAAACGAAGATACTAAACCCAAATTCATCTTTTCTCGGCGCAGCATTCACTCCGGACACGAGTAGCCTACAAATCCAACAACCAACAGACCAGCCTCCTCTACAATCGCTTCTCATCACTTCTGCGCGCCTGTGTCCCCACTCCATCGCGGATTTGACAGGAGCCAGATCCCAAGTAGAGACTAGAGAGGTACCCACGGGGCTACGAGCCGCAAGAGCGGGACCGGAGGATCCATGGAACTGCAGATGGAAAGAAAAGCGCGTGGGATCCTGTCACCTGCTTGCGAAGGGCGTCCCAGGAAGACGCCTCCATGACCCCGTCTCCCTCGTCGTCTTCGGCGCCGTCCTAGCGGTTCGCCGCGTAGGGAGGACAGAGATCCTGTCAGCCCGCGGCCGCGGCTGCGGCGTCTGGTCTAGATCTCGAGCGGGCGCAGGCTACGGGCGGGCGGCGAGCCAGCGGGCGAATCGGTGGGAGGGAAGAGGATGAGCGGAAGGGGTGGTTGATGCGCCGATGTGTTTGGCGAAGGGAGATGCGTCAGGTCGGGTGGCATGGTCAACTCACCGACCGGGTGCGACCGACCGTGCTCCTCCTCCGCAGTGCTGTGCCGCTGCCGAGCCCAGTGGTGCAATGCTACAGATGGTTACTCGTTCCGCGGAACCCGACAGGGTTTAGGCTAATTTTTCAAGAGAAAATCTCTTCGATGTCATCCAATTCCTTTAATATTATCAGAATTTGTATCTTCTTTTTGATGCCATTAAAATTAAATTTTAATCTATTGAATGTTATCGTCGTTAGTTTTATTTAAAACAAATCTCTCTAATGCCAATGCCATCAAAATTTATACCGATCCTATCAATACCACTAGAAATTGGTTCGATCTTTTTATGTTTTAAAAAATCCAGAATAAAAAATATAGACCAAAGTTTAGTCCATACTTTTTAAAACCCCAAAATTACTCTGAAATATTAGTTCTATCTATTTACTTCCTAATAATTTTGAAAAACAAATATGAAAAATTGAATAGATCGAATGAATAATCGCATAGTTTTCTGGGTTCTAAAAAATATGGACTGATTTTaaaaaattatttaaaatatCTATTCAGATCAGTTGGAAAAAATATAAAGAGTCCCTTGTAGTTGCTCTCCTTCGATGCATAAATTTTCATATGTATTATCTATtgaagaaacaaaattttgtatgTCACACGTATATGATGTTTATTATACAAATAGCTAAATGACTCTAAAAAATTTATTTGCTTGTTAGAGCTAGAGCTGGAGAAACACAAGTGCATATtttttttattctggaatttttaaaactcaaatttatcgaACCAATTTCTAGTGGCATTGAAGGGATCGGTATAGATTTTGATGTCATTGGAGAGATTTGCTTTAAATGGAACTAACGGTGTTAGCTTCAAATTAATGGCTATGACATTGAAGGgattaaaatttaaatttgatgGCATTAAAGGAAAGCTATAAAATatgatggcattgaagggatTGACATAAGTTTGAATGGCATTGAAGGGATTTTCTCATTTCTCTATCCCTAGGTTTTTAATGGGTTGAAATGAAAATCCAACAGGTATTTGGACATGAGTTTGTTCTTGCACTACCTATACCCGCAAACCCATGTTCTTTTAAAACACACCTTAAAATTAACATAACTTAATATAttgtcacactcggatttaaggggcaaacccgggtgcgaATCATATGTACGTCAAACAAgatcaacacatataatgactcaGCATATAGAGACAAATGTCACAGCCTTTATTGCATAACGAAACGAAAATGTCTTACAATATAACTAATAATAAATAAAACAAACTAATATTATTATTCCATGGCACCATCATTGCTGACTGGGAGACAGCACCTAGACCTCGTCAAACTCATCGTAGTAGTCCTCCAGGGGCAGCTGCTCTTCACCTGGGGggttatcgcaagagtgagcttacaaaagttcatcgctcaacaagtgtggggaataatgtgcatgagctcacttaaagtgggggctcatgtatagtgtaaggctgatcaacaaataatggttaagggtgagcattgcttttaataagttggtcaaattttattagcagttactaaatataagtgTATACTAGCCCAATAAAATAAGAGATCACCATTATAATAAAtctcacaatgcaatgcatgTGACAGATTAAGtgtaattccataagttactcatgtaagagtccgagtcgctcatgaccgtgagcgcagctgatatactagttttacactctgcagaggttgcgcatcttcatccacaagtcgtgttactcacttgccaagggatcacgacttcccattcatctctatcgaggagacgaggcagggtagcactacaaggcatttacaaagttctacAAGCTTCAGAAAATCCGCTACGATTTCTGAAgagagcgatataggaatcccccgtccgaaaagccatcgcagcatgatcaacATGAGAACCTCCTTATACCGGCAACTCCCCTACCGCCCCTTgcacctttcgggtaaggtagtatgggacgtccttagctaattaattagaggaactgaggtgtagtttgcttcaccgTCATGTCGTCAATGGAGCTCGGTGTATGAGGCTCGCTCTgtcgagggtggtttgccccttggggaggagtgtggtacatttagaaaacctaacgggcggctacagcctcagggaatctttgtaaaggcttcataatgaatccctggccattcacctcgggagtgaacaagggtcttgcaagcccgggctagagagggaatcacggctcgtgggtaaagtgttatgaaactgataaatcagtcatgctcatggttatgagcggacttgggagctccattgattagagacacgctAATTAGAGATATtatgtttacagatgatgatgatgggGATAATGTGGTTTTGATgattattgtcggggaccataattaggggtaccctcaaggctcctaaatctcagctggtaaccccatcagcacaaagctgcaaaggcctgatgggtgcgactaagtcaaggatcggtccattcgagggacgcgatcacgcctcgcccgagcccagcctcgggcaagggcagccgaccccggaggatctacgtctcgcccgaggctcccctccagcgacggacacaccttcggctcgcccaaggcccagtcttcaccaagaagcaaccttggccaaatcaccacgccaaccgaccaaatcgcaggggcatttaatgcaaaggtggcctgacacctttatcctgacgcgcgccctccagtcgacagagccgaagtgaccgcagtcacttcgccgctccactggccggtctgacaagaggacagcgccgcctgcgccgcaccgactgctgagccactcgacagagtgaggctgacagcagccaggcccggcctcaggcgccataggaaactccgctccgcccgaccccagggctcggactcaggctcagccccggaagacggcggactccgcttcgcccgaccccaaggctcggactcgggctcagccccggaagacgacggactccgcttcgcccgaccccagggctcggactcgggctcagcctcggaagacgacggactctgcttcgcccgaccccagggctcggactcgggctcggccccggaagacgacggactccgcttcgcccgaccccagggctcggactcgggctcggccccggaagacgacggactccgcttcgcccgaccccagggctcggactcaggctcggccccggaagacgacgaactccgcttcgcccgaccccagggctcggactcgggctcagccccggaagacgacgaactccgcttcgcccgaccccagggctcagactcagccctggcctcagccgacggtctccgcctcgcccaacccaggggctcggactcgacctcagcctcggaagacagactcgacctcgacctcggaggagcctccacatcgcccaacccagggcacggaccgaccacgtcaacaggaggcgccatcattaccctaccccaagctgactcaggctacggggaacaagaccggcgtcccatctggctcgctccgccagacaagtaatgatggcgcctcgcacgctctatgacgacgacggctctcagcccccttacggaagcaagaggacgtcagcaaggactcgacagccccggcagctatccttccgccaggctccagcgctcctccgacggccacgacaccacacgaaccgggtgccaaaacctctctggctgccacgatggcatgtacttagggcgctagctctcctccgctagacacgttagcacactgctacaccctccccattgtacacctggatcctctccttgcgcctataaaaggaaggaccagggccctcttacagagggttggccgcgcggggaaggacaggacggcgctcgcgtgaggccgcttgctccctcccgcgtggacgcttgtaaccccctactgcaagcgcacccgacctgggcgcgggacaaacacgaaggccgcgggattccacctctcacgcccgtctccctccggctgcctccccccttcgcgctccgtctcgcgccaacccatctaggctgggcacgcggcgacaatttactcgtcggtccagggacccccgggtttcgaaacgccgacaattatggtttctggtattctttccgtttggaggagtactTTTGGGCTAACAACTTgggtttaatgctaaaacctggctctctactagtaataattacataaccaactaaaagcaaccgcttgatcttaaccccacataaagctagtccactacagccaaacaggacaattgttgagtatgttgatgtgtactcacccttgctttacacaccaaaccccccaggttgtccacattgcaaccactgctcagaagaagatgaagtcgtggtagaggatttccaggagttctaagagtatgatgagttctaggcatgaGTTAGCGGCAAAccgccagtcggctgcctgtgaaggtcgtgtttagctacgtttcgttttcgcactttgatatatgttaatgacatgtggatgtctcgggcatcatgatgtaatcaaaatattgcctcttttatgttattatttgagcactgtgtgatgatgtccggttatgtaactgttgtgtacgtgaattgttgatcctgacacgtacatggttcacattcggtttgccttctaaaaccgggtgtgacataagtggtatcaaagccatgctgactataggaccgctaacctagagtagaatgactgttctaaggattatagacccctattctcaccttgaccttggtgtcacttcaaaagttggtcatctcgaccaattctatgttctattatatatattatatgttgctgaaaattttgttttaatttatttcctatttttttatggtttacttgctggtcatattagttctgttcttactcttatgcttacggtgtcttttgtagatggctcgtcttagacacacaacACGTAAGTCAGTCATTCCTTTTTTGCCCTCTCGTCTCGTGGAGCGTTCGCTTCGTCGCCCAGTGATTggccagtccagccacttggagaggttgTACCACCGATTACACGAGGAGCAGGAGTGTTGGCGCTAGCagctggagcagcagggctcttcttcctcgcCTCAGTAATAGGTAGAGTCTACGAGGCGTTGCTCTCCTGTGCCCCACTGGAGGCGTCCCTACACCACCACTAGGCGTCCTAaccgctggagtagctgctggaggagaccctgatgaCGGAGACGGCGACGACAGTAGCTCGAGCCACAGCACcgacctttcagaggagcaggaggcgaagggatgggtcgcccgaaccatcactcgtgacgccgctcgcgggtgtcacttccacgatgcgctcgacaccttgatatgtcgggcacttgaccgacacacttggtccatcaagTATCGATGTGTGgtataccagcatagtcgcggggcatacccagaccgctgggaggcggcttgcttggtgcgccgtccagaggatagtctccggggtgcggaggtctgctcggagcattattatatctctgagcgggactcagccgaGGCGACCATGTAGGATGCCACACGGAGTGCGCTTTCACACTATTGCTCGGTGCTCGGAGGGGTGgccgatggtc contains these protein-coding regions:
- the LOC100284712 gene encoding golgi SNARE 12 protein encodes the protein MEASSWDALRKQARRLEAQLDDQMIAYRKLVSMKSDGSENDIESDIERSLKQLQQVNSQMQTWVSSGGSEVLSHTLTRHMEILQDLTQEFYRLRSSLRVKQQHASLLDLRDFDRAKFDVEEPSDSADQALLREQAAIGRSTGQMDNVISQAQATLGSLMTQRSTFGGITTKISNVSSRLPTINHVLASIRRKKSMDTIILSLVASVCAFLIFIYWLSK